The Chloroflexota bacterium genome contains a region encoding:
- a CDS encoding elongation factor Ts, with the protein MATQAEQIKQLRELTGAGVLDAKKTLEQHNGDYDKALAVLKEKGLQAAQKKAERVAKQGVIEAYVHGAGKIGVIVEVACETDFVAATPGFRELAHNIALQVAAFNPKYVAVEDIPANVIEEQKKIFADAAVAEGKPAHIVTEKIVPGKMEAFYKENCLLRQTFLRDDSVTIHDLVQTNIAKVGENIVIRRFARFELGQ; encoded by the coding sequence ATGGCAACTCAAGCAGAACAAATCAAGCAATTGCGTGAACTGACCGGCGCCGGCGTGCTTGACGCTAAAAAGACACTGGAACAACACAACGGCGATTACGACAAGGCGCTTGCCGTGTTGAAAGAAAAAGGGCTGCAAGCCGCGCAGAAAAAAGCGGAACGCGTCGCCAAGCAAGGCGTCATCGAAGCGTACGTGCATGGCGCGGGCAAGATCGGCGTCATCGTCGAGGTGGCGTGCGAAACCGACTTTGTTGCGGCGACGCCGGGGTTCCGCGAATTGGCGCACAACATCGCGTTGCAAGTCGCGGCGTTCAATCCCAAGTACGTCGCGGTCGAAGATATTCCGGCGAATGTGATCGAAGAGCAAAAGAAAATTTTCGCGGACGCGGCGGTTGCCGAAGGCAAGCCGGCGCACATCGTTACCGAAAAAATCGTACCCGGCAAAATGGAAGCGTTCTACAAAGAGAATTGTCTCTTACGTCAGACCTTCCTGCGCGACGACAGCGTGACGATTCACGATCTCGTTCAAACGAACATCGCCAAGGTCGGCGAAAACATCGTCATCCGGCGCTTTGCTCGCTTTGAACTAGGACAATAA
- the rpsB gene encoding 30S ribosomal protein S2: MAVLPMKSLLEAGVHFGHRTRRWNPRMRPFIFTERNGIHIIDLQQTMVKLEEAYNAVRDLVADGGTILFVGTKRQAQETVVAEAQRCGMPYVNERWLGGTLTNFRTIRSRIDYLLKLEERQATGDLDKLTKKEALLLTREMQKLQTRLGGLKEMRRLPRAIFIVDTKHEENAIHEATTLAIPIVAMCDTNSDPNPIAHPIPSNDDAIRAIKLLTGKIADAVIEGKNIRGVLASEAAEEGAPAAIEMTDADLPPLDVAAMEDDAEEVGEETSPDETA, translated from the coding sequence GTGGCTGTTTTACCTATGAAGTCCCTGCTCGAAGCAGGCGTCCACTTTGGGCATCGCACGCGCCGGTGGAATCCGCGGATGCGCCCGTTCATCTTCACCGAACGCAACGGCATCCACATCATTGACCTCCAACAAACGATGGTGAAACTCGAAGAGGCGTACAACGCCGTGCGCGATCTGGTCGCGGATGGCGGGACGATCCTCTTCGTCGGCACCAAGCGTCAAGCGCAAGAGACCGTCGTGGCAGAAGCGCAGCGGTGCGGGATGCCGTACGTCAACGAACGTTGGCTCGGCGGCACGCTCACCAACTTTCGCACGATTCGCAGTCGCATTGACTATTTGCTCAAACTCGAAGAGCGCCAAGCGACCGGCGACCTCGACAAGCTCACGAAAAAAGAAGCGTTGTTGCTGACGCGCGAAATGCAAAAACTGCAAACGCGCTTGGGCGGTTTGAAAGAAATGCGCCGTTTGCCGCGCGCGATTTTCATCGTGGACACCAAGCACGAGGAAAACGCGATTCACGAAGCGACCACGCTCGCCATTCCCATCGTCGCGATGTGCGACACGAACTCGGACCCGAATCCGATCGCGCATCCGATTCCGTCGAACGACGACGCGATCCGCGCGATCAAACTCTTGACCGGCAAAATCGCGGATGCGGTGATCGAAGGCAAGAATATTCGCGGTGTCCTCGCTTCCGAAGCCGCGGAAGAAGGCGCGCCCGCGGCGATTGAAATGACGGACGCTGACTTGCCGCCGCTCGATGTCGCCGCGATGGAAGATGACGCAGAAGAAGTCGGCGAAGAAACTAGTCCGGACGAAACGGCATAA
- a CDS encoding glycosyltransferase has product MTDPHHIALAASWLNQYGGAERVLEVTHDLFPNAPVFTSTYWQPAMPASYKTWDIRTTFLDRLPLTNQRLLLPLYPAAFEALDLSGFDTLVSITSAFAHGIKMPPGARHICYCLTPARFLWNYADYVERERIGRLPRLVLPLMISRLREWDRRAAERVTHFVAISEIVRERIRTYYQRDSVIIHPPVDVERFTVSRERSDYFLILSRLVPYKRIDLAVQACAELDLPLVIAGDGRDRARLEATAKSNVRFLGRVSDADARDLLARCRAFLFPGEEDFGITPLEANACGKPVIAFGGGGALETIVPGVTGELFREPTAQSLVQVLRAFDDRRYDPPTIRRHAEKFSVQVFSDKLMRLVRD; this is encoded by the coding sequence ATGACTGACCCTCACCACATCGCGCTTGCCGCGAGTTGGCTCAACCAGTACGGCGGCGCGGAACGCGTCCTCGAAGTGACGCACGATTTGTTTCCCAACGCGCCCGTGTTCACCTCGACGTACTGGCAACCCGCGATGCCGGCATCGTACAAAACCTGGGACATTCGCACGACGTTTCTCGACCGCCTCCCGTTGACGAATCAACGGTTGCTCTTGCCGCTTTACCCCGCCGCGTTTGAAGCGCTTGATTTATCCGGCTTCGACACGCTCGTCAGCATCACGAGCGCGTTCGCACACGGCATCAAAATGCCGCCGGGCGCGCGACACATTTGCTATTGCCTCACGCCCGCGCGTTTTCTGTGGAACTATGCCGACTATGTCGAGCGCGAACGCATCGGTCGTTTGCCGCGACTGGTGTTGCCGTTGATGATTTCGCGATTGCGCGAGTGGGATCGCCGCGCGGCGGAACGCGTGACACACTTTGTCGCGATTTCCGAAATCGTGCGCGAACGCATTCGCACCTATTATCAACGCGATTCGGTCATCATTCATCCGCCTGTGGACGTGGAACGGTTCACAGTTTCGCGCGAGCGCAGCGATTACTTTTTGATTCTCTCGCGCCTCGTGCCGTACAAGCGGATTGACCTCGCCGTGCAAGCGTGCGCGGAACTGGATTTGCCGCTCGTCATCGCCGGCGATGGGCGCGACCGCGCGCGGCTCGAAGCGACAGCCAAATCGAATGTGCGTTTTCTCGGGCGTGTGTCGGATGCGGACGCGCGCGATTTGCTCGCGCGTTGCCGCGCGTTTCTGTTTCCGGGCGAAGAGGATTTTGGCATCACGCCGCTCGAAGCGAACGCGTGCGGCAAGCCGGTGATCGCGTTTGGCGGCGGCGGCGCGTTGGAGACGATTGTTCCCGGCGTCACTGGCGAACTGTTTCGCGAGCCGACCGCGCAATCGCTCGTCCAGGTTTTGCGTGCGTTCGACGACCGCCGGTACGATCCGCCAACGATCCGCCGGCATGCGGAAAAATTCAGCGTTCAAGTGTTCAGCGATAAATTGATGCGATTGGTGCGAGATTAG
- a CDS encoding glycosyltransferase: MLGGKETGGMNVYVRELSRELAARGHCVDIFTRSQDPAVAHEVPGLEIGARVFHVPAGPEAPYNKHRLFDYLPQFTQGVRHIAETEGIRYDVYHSHYWLSGWVARELQRTQPAPIVQMFHTLGVMKNHVARRAYDRETERRIEIEREIMQATTCLIAATPRDREHMIELYDAPGQKICVIPPGVDTNLFRPIPRAEAKAHVGSPPDHHTVLFVGRIDPIKGLDIWFHAMALVIQEQPELRGKICVCLVGGDADEETEPEVETARLRALKDELGIDDIVTFHGRRSQEELPYYYSSADIVVMPSFYESFGMAALEAMACGTPVVASDVGGLSFVVRDGETGFLVPEGNPRALADTLTHLLCEPRLRARLGKRGVEIAQEYAWARVADRIEDVYARITNWQTIKSPA, encoded by the coding sequence ATGCTCGGCGGCAAAGAGACGGGTGGCATGAATGTGTACGTGCGCGAACTCTCGCGCGAACTTGCCGCGCGCGGCCATTGCGTTGATATTTTCACGCGTTCGCAGGACCCGGCGGTGGCGCACGAAGTGCCCGGACTGGAAATCGGCGCGCGCGTTTTTCATGTGCCCGCCGGTCCCGAAGCGCCGTACAACAAACATCGCCTCTTCGACTATCTGCCCCAGTTCACGCAAGGCGTTCGGCACATCGCCGAAACCGAAGGCATTCGCTACGACGTGTATCACTCGCACTATTGGCTTTCGGGCTGGGTCGCGCGCGAATTGCAGAGGACCCAACCGGCGCCCATCGTGCAAATGTTTCACACGCTCGGCGTGATGAAAAACCACGTCGCGCGGCGCGCGTACGACCGCGAGACCGAACGCCGCATCGAGATCGAGCGCGAGATCATGCAAGCTACGACCTGTCTCATCGCCGCGACGCCGCGCGACCGCGAGCACATGATCGAGTTGTACGACGCGCCCGGTCAAAAAATCTGCGTGATTCCGCCCGGCGTAGACACGAACCTCTTTCGACCGATCCCGCGCGCCGAAGCCAAAGCGCACGTCGGCTCACCGCCAGATCATCACACGGTGTTGTTTGTCGGGCGGATTGATCCGATCAAAGGATTGGACATTTGGTTTCACGCGATGGCGCTCGTGATTCAAGAGCAACCCGAATTGCGCGGCAAAATTTGCGTGTGCCTCGTCGGCGGCGACGCGGACGAAGAGACCGAACCGGAAGTCGAGACGGCGCGGCTCCGCGCGCTCAAAGATGAACTGGGGATTGACGACATTGTGACGTTTCACGGTCGTCGCTCGCAAGAAGAGTTGCCGTACTATTACTCGTCGGCGGACATTGTGGTGATGCCGTCGTTTTACGAATCGTTCGGCATGGCGGCGCTCGAAGCGATGGCGTGCGGCACGCCGGTCGTCGCGTCCGATGTCGGCGGCTTGTCGTTCGTCGTGCGCGATGGCGAGACCGGCTTTCTCGTCCCCGAAGGAAATCCACGCGCGCTCGCGGACACGCTCACGCATTTATTGTGCGAACCCAGGTTGCGCGCGCGCCTCGGCAAGCGCGGCGTCGAAATCGCGCAAGAGTACGCGTGGGCGCGCGTCGCCGACCGAATCGAAGACGTATACGCGCGCATCACAAACTGGCAGACGATAAAATCGCCCGCCTAA
- a CDS encoding VOC family protein, producing the protein MNKNDHTAFQVSNLDAAIRFYTESLGLHLLFRNVNQAEHEAYAFLELNGGNLELIQMLDAPFVKPRITPPYCPHFALEAKDMAQILEMINTKGITVVKGPLEIPGEEKWIYISDPDNNVIEFIEWSSKKQR; encoded by the coding sequence ATGAACAAAAATGACCATACTGCTTTTCAGGTTTCGAATTTGGACGCCGCGATCCGGTTCTATACCGAATCGCTCGGCTTACATTTGCTTTTCCGTAACGTCAACCAAGCAGAACACGAAGCGTATGCCTTTTTGGAATTGAACGGGGGAAATTTGGAGTTGATCCAAATGCTAGACGCGCCGTTTGTCAAACCTCGGATCACGCCGCCCTACTGCCCGCATTTTGCGCTCGAAGCGAAAGACATGGCGCAGATACTTGAGATGATCAACACAAAAGGGATTACGGTTGTAAAAGGTCCGCTGGAGATTCCTGGCGAAGAAAAATGGATTTATATCAGCGACCCGGATAACAACGTGATTGAATTTATCGAATGGTCGTCGAAGAAGCAGAGGTGA
- a CDS encoding ATP-binding cassette domain-containing protein yields MTEAIYQIEQLRKEYGGRAVIDLEQLEIHAGEIFALVGPSGAGKSTLLRLLNFLETPTSGQLIYRGQARNGDVPLAVRREITTVFQRPALLHGSVRENIAYGLRLRGEHANGRVSELLDAIGLSALAHAPATKLSGGEMQRVALARALVIEPRVLLLDEPTANLDPYNVGLIEEIVREHNRARGTTVVVVTHNVFQAKRLAQRVGLMLGGRLVEVQDNPAFFDTPRDSRTAAFVRGEMVY; encoded by the coding sequence ATGACCGAAGCGATTTACCAGATCGAGCAGCTTAGAAAAGAATACGGCGGACGCGCGGTCATTGACCTTGAGCAACTGGAAATTCATGCGGGAGAAATTTTCGCGCTCGTCGGACCGAGCGGCGCGGGGAAATCCACGTTGTTGCGTTTGCTCAATTTTCTGGAAACGCCGACGAGCGGGCAGTTGATTTATCGCGGGCAAGCGCGAAACGGTGATGTGCCACTCGCTGTGCGCCGCGAAATCACGACCGTGTTTCAGCGCCCGGCGTTGCTCCACGGCAGTGTGCGCGAGAATATCGCGTACGGCTTGCGTTTGCGCGGCGAACACGCGAACGGACGCGTGAGCGAACTGCTCGACGCGATCGGCTTGTCCGCGCTCGCGCACGCGCCGGCGACGAAACTTTCCGGCGGCGAGATGCAACGCGTCGCGCTCGCGCGCGCGCTCGTCATCGAACCGCGCGTCTTGTTGCTCGACGAGCCGACCGCGAATCTCGATCCGTACAACGTCGGCTTGATCGAAGAGATCGTGCGCGAACACAATCGCGCGCGCGGCACGACCGTCGTCGTCGTCACGCACAACGTGTTCCAAGCCAAACGGCTCGCTCAGCGCGTTGGCTTGATGCTGGGTGGTCGTCTCGTCGAAGTGCAGGACAATCCGGCATTTTTTGATACGCCGCGCGATTCAAGAACGGCGGCGTTTGTGCGCGGGGAGATGGTGTATTAG
- a CDS encoding ABC transporter permease, with the protein MEEILYGFIQAIQLLISADPALMEIIWLSLRVSGIALGISVAIGVPAGAAFGLSRLRARGFITALLYTGMGLPPVVVGLFVYLMLSRSGPFGALSWLFTPSAMITAQVVIAFPLVAGLTMAAVQGVDPALRVQVRSLGATRWQETWAVLREARIGVIAAVVAAFGGIISEVGAVMLVGGNIEGKTRVLTTAIVLNTRTGEFSLALALGIVLLALAFIANVAMLQLQGATKDG; encoded by the coding sequence ATGGAAGAAATTCTTTACGGATTCATTCAGGCGATTCAACTACTCATCAGCGCGGATCCCGCGTTGATGGAAATTATTTGGCTGTCCCTGCGCGTCAGCGGCATCGCGTTGGGCATCAGCGTTGCGATCGGCGTGCCGGCGGGCGCAGCGTTCGGTTTATCGCGCCTGCGCGCGCGTGGGTTCATCACCGCGTTGCTGTACACCGGGATGGGCTTGCCGCCGGTCGTCGTTGGCTTGTTCGTGTACTTGATGCTCTCGCGCAGTGGTCCGTTCGGCGCGCTGAGTTGGTTGTTCACGCCGAGCGCGATGATTACCGCGCAAGTCGTGATCGCCTTTCCACTCGTCGCCGGGTTGACGATGGCGGCGGTGCAAGGCGTTGACCCGGCGTTGCGCGTCCAGGTGCGTTCGCTCGGCGCGACGCGCTGGCAAGAGACCTGGGCAGTTTTGCGCGAGGCGCGCATCGGCGTGATTGCCGCGGTCGTCGCCGCGTTTGGCGGAATCATCAGCGAGGTCGGCGCGGTGATGCTCGTCGGCGGCAACATCGAAGGCAAAACGCGCGTGCTGACGACCGCGATTGTGTTGAACACGCGCACCGGCGAGTTCTCGCTCGCGCTCGCGCTGGGGATCGTTCTGCTCGCGCTCGCGTTCATTGCGAATGTCGCGATGCTGCAATTGCAAGGCGCGACGAAAGACGGATGA
- a CDS encoding YibE/F family protein: MFNDARKLRMLAATLFVALIMVIALLLVVWTQLQASPRAMEEDAETLQARVVRVIDTRSVEVAPNQTQPVQRVEIELASGAQSSTRLEAEYGASSDDLLLRAGDNVLVMAIQQANGEMALTITDLVRTGALAFLAAGFVLFAILVSGWKGVRALIGLAFSFVVLLGFVLPQIFAGSDPVLISVAGSFLLLAVTLYLTQGWSLKTHASLAGVFVSLLLTGMLAAFAINFARLSGFGAEEAVFLQSANVAINVRGLLLAGIIVGTLGVLDDVIVSQASAVMELADANPALGWRELYRRAMNIGHDHIAATINTLVLAYIGAAMPMWMLFQVYPEPWSFTLNRELIAEEIVRTLVGSLGLISAVPITTLIASVLRAKTQRV; the protein is encoded by the coding sequence ATGTTCAATGACGCGCGTAAATTACGCATGCTCGCGGCGACCTTGTTCGTCGCGCTGATCATGGTGATCGCGCTGTTGCTGGTCGTGTGGACGCAGTTGCAGGCATCGCCGCGCGCGATGGAGGAGGATGCCGAAACGCTTCAAGCGCGCGTGGTGCGCGTGATTGACACGCGGTCAGTGGAGGTCGCGCCGAACCAAACCCAACCAGTCCAGCGCGTCGAAATCGAATTGGCAAGCGGCGCGCAGAGCAGCACGCGGCTCGAAGCCGAGTACGGCGCGTCGAGCGATGATCTCTTGCTCCGCGCCGGCGATAACGTGTTAGTCATGGCGATACAACAAGCCAACGGAGAAATGGCACTGACCATCACCGATTTGGTACGCACCGGTGCGCTTGCGTTCCTCGCGGCGGGATTCGTGCTGTTCGCAATTCTCGTCAGCGGTTGGAAAGGCGTGCGTGCGCTGATCGGTCTCGCGTTCAGTTTCGTCGTGCTCCTGGGTTTTGTGTTGCCGCAGATTTTTGCCGGGAGCGACCCGGTTTTGATCAGCGTTGCCGGTTCGTTCCTCTTGCTCGCGGTCACGCTGTACCTGACCCAGGGTTGGTCGCTCAAAACGCACGCGTCGCTTGCGGGCGTGTTCGTGAGTTTGCTCCTGACTGGCATGCTCGCCGCGTTCGCCATCAACTTTGCGCGCCTGAGCGGTTTCGGCGCTGAAGAAGCCGTGTTCTTGCAAAGCGCGAATGTCGCGATCAATGTGCGCGGCTTACTCCTCGCGGGCATCATCGTCGGTACGCTCGGCGTGTTGGATGATGTGATCGTGAGCCAGGCATCCGCGGTGATGGAACTCGCGGACGCGAATCCCGCGCTCGGCTGGCGCGAACTGTACCGCCGCGCGATGAACATCGGGCACGATCACATCGCGGCGACGATCAACACGCTCGTGCTCGCGTACATCGGCGCGGCGATGCCGATGTGGATGTTGTTCCAGGTCTATCCCGAACCGTGGTCGTTCACGCTCAACCGCGAATTGATCGCGGAAGAAATCGTGCGCACGCTCGTCGGCTCGCTCGGATTGATCTCCGCCGTGCCGATCACCACGCTCATCGCAAGTGTCCTACGCGCTAAAACCCAAAGGGTTTGA
- a CDS encoding substrate-binding domain-containing protein has protein sequence MKHLPFVFVAFFAVLIAASCTVAPTATPVSPTKAPAPIVAPTKAATGACALKLSTTTSTADSGLLTAILPDFEKKFNCQVDVIAVGTGQAIANGQKGDADALLVHDRKAEDQFVKDGHAKERFDVMYNDFIVVGPKSDPAKINGMKSSKDALKAIMDSKSTFASRGDKSGTNAKELGIWATLAVTPTKEMAWYNALGQGMGETLLFSNEKPAYTISDRATWLAQQTKLPNLTVLVGGGNIKENADKDLYNPYGVMVVDPVKHPGVNSEMATNFAKWITSVETQKLIGNFGVDKYGSPLFYADSKEWKNQSSSAAPSGAVALALIGAVEKEQKLGLDALKAMPVVMLNLEHPKSGKQDYQGVRLNALLDAAKPASAAAKLMLISSDGFTVELALADARKCADCLIAFADGGKLNAAMPGMASNLWSRDVVKIEIK, from the coding sequence ATGAAACACTTGCCATTTGTGTTCGTTGCATTTTTCGCCGTGCTGATTGCGGCATCGTGCACTGTCGCGCCGACGGCGACTCCGGTTTCACCAACCAAAGCGCCCGCGCCCATCGTCGCGCCGACGAAAGCCGCGACCGGCGCGTGTGCGCTCAAACTTTCGACGACGACGAGCACCGCGGATTCCGGTTTGCTCACCGCGATCTTGCCGGACTTTGAAAAGAAATTCAATTGCCAAGTGGATGTGATCGCGGTCGGCACCGGGCAGGCGATTGCGAACGGTCAAAAGGGCGATGCGGACGCGTTGCTCGTGCACGACCGTAAAGCGGAAGATCAATTCGTCAAGGACGGTCACGCGAAAGAACGCTTCGACGTGATGTACAACGATTTCATCGTCGTCGGTCCCAAAAGCGACCCGGCGAAAATCAACGGAATGAAAAGTTCGAAAGACGCGTTGAAAGCGATCATGGATTCCAAATCCACGTTCGCAAGTCGCGGCGACAAGAGCGGCACGAACGCGAAAGAGTTGGGCATCTGGGCGACGCTCGCTGTGACGCCGACGAAAGAGATGGCATGGTACAACGCGCTCGGGCAAGGTATGGGCGAAACGCTCTTATTCTCGAACGAAAAACCGGCATACACGATTTCCGACCGCGCGACCTGGCTCGCGCAACAAACGAAATTGCCCAACCTCACCGTGCTTGTGGGCGGCGGCAACATCAAGGAAAACGCGGATAAGGATTTGTACAATCCCTACGGCGTGATGGTGGTGGATCCGGTGAAACATCCCGGCGTCAATTCCGAGATGGCGACGAATTTCGCCAAATGGATCACGTCCGTCGAAACGCAAAAACTCATCGGCAACTTTGGCGTTGACAAATACGGCTCGCCCTTGTTCTACGCGGATTCGAAAGAATGGAAGAATCAATCGAGTAGCGCCGCACCGTCGGGCGCGGTTGCATTGGCGCTCATCGGCGCGGTCGAGAAAGAACAAAAGTTGGGCTTGGACGCGCTCAAGGCGATGCCCGTCGTCATGTTGAATCTCGAACATCCCAAGAGCGGCAAACAAGATTACCAGGGCGTGCGCTTGAACGCGTTGCTCGATGCCGCCAAGCCCGCATCCGCCGCGGCGAAACTCATGCTAATTTCGAGCGATGGTTTTACTGTCGAACTCGCGCTCGCGGACGCGCGCAAATGCGCCGACTGTTTGATCGCGTTCGCGGACGGCGGTAAACTCAACGCGGCGATGCCAGGGATGGCAAGTAATCTTTGGAGTCGCGACGTCGTCAAGATCGAGATCAAGTAA